Proteins encoded in a region of the Nicotiana tomentosiformis chromosome 9, ASM39032v3, whole genome shotgun sequence genome:
- the LOC138898753 gene encoding uncharacterized protein, translating to MDSLAYLPVVERPLAMDVQALANQFVRLEVSEPSRVLACIVAQSSLLDHSKAHQFDDPHLFVLKDIMHRGGSKEVMIRDDGVMRLQGRICVPNVDWLKELILEEALFTEVSQRCTMTLNNTISDRG from the coding sequence ATGgacagtttggcatatttaccggtagtggagaggccactagccatggatgttcaggctttggccaaccagtttgtgagattggaagtttcggagcctagccgggttcttgcttgtATTGTGGCACAGTCATCGTTGTTGGATCATTCCAAGGCtcaccagtttgatgatcctcacttatttGTGTTGAAGGACATAATGCATAggggtggttccaaggaggttatgattagagatgatggtgttatgaggcttcaaggccggatttgtgttccaaatgttgattggttgaaagagttgatccttgaggaggctctaTTCACCGAGGTgtcacaaagatgtaccatgactttAAACAACACTATCAGTGACAGAGGTTGA